The following proteins are encoded in a genomic region of Rhodoferax aquaticus:
- a CDS encoding ABC transporter permease, producing MANPLGLLQALAASARREGALLLRRPWDLAFISWVPLLGVALVWWIFSAGQPRALPIGVLDADHSSISRQLTRFLAATPGLQVAQQFNSTAEAEAALRTAQVYGVVLIPRDLARDLKQGRAATVTLLHNAQLGTHSSLIQRDVRSAVGTLSAGIEMSARTKRGEPAHSVRVAMEPLRADLITLFNASTDYEQFLAAALIPALLHILAMGAGAWMVGRELRDRSLADWLGPHAAWPQVAGALLGKLLWPWLGLGGVALLALCGMTWGRGWHPAGSVLWTGVALAVFMALSIALGAWVAALTRSLRTALSATGFVTAPAFAFGGVGFPLLAMPWGAQAWARALPYTHYIRVQMEQLQMGAPLAYSLRTPVVMLLVTVLLLAATALALRKAALQPASWGKR from the coding sequence ATGGCTAACCCCTTGGGCTTGCTGCAGGCCTTAGCCGCCAGTGCACGGCGCGAGGGCGCCCTGTTGCTACGCCGCCCGTGGGACTTGGCCTTCATCAGCTGGGTACCGCTCTTGGGCGTGGCCTTGGTGTGGTGGATTTTTTCGGCCGGCCAACCCCGCGCCCTGCCCATTGGCGTGCTTGACGCCGACCACAGCAGCATTTCCCGCCAGCTGACCCGCTTTTTGGCGGCTACGCCGGGCCTGCAAGTGGCGCAGCAGTTCAACAGCACCGCAGAGGCCGAGGCCGCCCTGCGCACCGCCCAGGTGTACGGCGTGGTGCTGATCCCGCGCGATTTGGCGCGTGACCTCAAACAAGGCCGCGCAGCGACCGTCACCTTGCTGCACAACGCGCAGTTGGGCACGCATTCCAGCCTGATCCAACGCGATGTGCGCAGTGCCGTGGGCACGCTGTCCGCCGGCATCGAAATGAGCGCGCGCACCAAGCGTGGTGAGCCCGCACACAGCGTACGGGTGGCCATGGAGCCGCTGCGTGCGGACCTGATTACCCTGTTCAACGCGTCCACCGACTATGAGCAGTTTCTAGCCGCCGCGCTCATCCCCGCGCTGCTGCACATCTTGGCCATGGGCGCAGGGGCCTGGATGGTGGGGCGCGAGTTGCGCGACCGCAGTCTGGCGGATTGGTTGGGCCCGCACGCCGCGTGGCCCCAAGTGGCGGGTGCCTTGCTGGGCAAGCTGCTGTGGCCCTGGCTGGGCTTGGGCGGTGTGGCACTGCTCGCACTGTGTGGCATGACCTGGGGGCGCGGCTGGCACCCGGCGGGCTCGGTGCTGTGGACGGGCGTGGCACTTGCGGTGTTTATGGCTTTGTCGATTGCCTTGGGGGCATGGGTGGCAGCGCTCACCCGTTCGCTGCGCACGGCCCTGTCGGCTACCGGCTTTGTGACCGCACCCGCGTTTGCCTTTGGTGGCGTGGGCTTTCCGCTCTTGGCCATGCCCTGGGGGGCACAAGCATGGGCCCGTGCCCTGCCCTATACCCACTACATCCGCGTGCAAATGGAGCAATTGCAAATGGGCGCACCACTGGCCTATTCACTGCGCACGCCCGTGGTGATGTTGCTGGTCACCGTCTTGCTGCTGGCGGCGACCGCACTGGCCCTGCGCAAAGCGGCCCTGCAGCCCGCAAGCTGGGGGAAGCGCTAA
- a CDS encoding HlyD family secretion protein yields MKKTGLIGAGAGLLVVGLLGYGLWKAGQPAPEVFQGQMEARETDIAAKVPGRIAEILVKEGDTVAVGAALIRMDSPEVNAKLAQATAAQDAAQAVANKAEKGARPQEIEMARMNWQRAQAAAELASISFKRVDGLARDGLLAAQKRDEAEANFKASRDAEIAARAQYDMARSGARTEDKAAAQAQARQVAGVVAEVQAAKAETELKSPVAGEVAKVLAKVGEISPQGVAVVSLVDLKDQWVVLNVREDKLQRFAIGNAFDATLPALGSAAAPVRFKVFYSAALPDFATWRATRGGQGFDARTFEVRARPAAPIAGARPGMSVLVQ; encoded by the coding sequence ATGAAAAAAACTGGACTGATAGGCGCCGGCGCAGGCCTGCTGGTGGTGGGACTGTTGGGCTATGGCCTGTGGAAGGCCGGACAGCCCGCGCCTGAGGTATTCCAGGGCCAGATGGAAGCCCGCGAAACCGATATTGCCGCCAAGGTGCCCGGCCGCATTGCCGAGATCTTGGTCAAAGAAGGCGACACCGTGGCGGTAGGGGCCGCGTTGATCCGTATGGACAGCCCTGAGGTCAATGCCAAGCTGGCCCAGGCCACTGCCGCGCAAGATGCGGCACAGGCTGTAGCCAACAAGGCGGAAAAAGGCGCGCGCCCGCAAGAGATTGAAATGGCGCGCATGAACTGGCAACGCGCACAAGCCGCCGCCGAGCTGGCGAGTATTTCCTTCAAACGGGTGGATGGCTTGGCGCGTGACGGCCTGCTGGCCGCACAAAAGCGCGACGAAGCGGAGGCCAACTTCAAAGCCTCGCGCGATGCCGAAATTGCCGCCCGCGCCCAGTACGACATGGCCCGCAGCGGCGCGCGCACCGAGGATAAAGCCGCAGCCCAAGCGCAAGCCCGGCAGGTAGCCGGGGTGGTGGCAGAGGTGCAAGCGGCCAAGGCAGAGACCGAGCTCAAAAGCCCGGTGGCCGGCGAGGTGGCCAAGGTCCTGGCCAAGGTGGGTGAAATATCGCCACAAGGCGTGGCTGTGGTCAGCTTGGTGGACCTCAAAGACCAGTGGGTGGTGCTGAACGTGCGCGAGGACAAGCTGCAACGCTTTGCCATTGGCAATGCATTTGATGCGACCTTGCCCGCCTTGGGCAGTGCTGCCGCACCGGTGCGTTTCAAGGTGTTTTACAGCGCGGCCCTGCCCGACTTTGCCACCTGGCGCGCCACCCGTGGCGGCCAAGGCTTTGATGCCCGCACCTTTGAGGTACGCGCCCGCCCCGCCGCGCCCATTGCGGGCGCTCGCCCGGGCATGAGTGTGCTGGTGCAGTAG
- a CDS encoding HD-GYP domain-containing protein: protein MLKKIHVDQLSLGMYIHEFCGSWMDHPFWKAGFVLQEPKDLATTLASNIRQVWIDTSKGKDLPSEELAISESESDTHRHLHLQDLLEAGEDTATVSMAQEMERAVKICAQSKQAVISMFQEARMGKSIDRRVSAQLVSEITLSVTRNPSALISLARLKTTDDYTYMHSVAVCALMVSLSHQLGLTVEQTRDAGLAGLLHDVGKMAIPLEVLNKKGGLTDAEFALIKTHAVEGHRMLRTGSEPNPVVLEVCLHHHEKMDGSGYPHGLKGDEISLFAKMGAVCDVYDAITSNRPYKTGWDPSEALQKMADWAKGHFDPRVFQAFVRTLGIYPVGSLVRLSSERLGVVVEQSGKSLTQPKVKVFFALATKDRIAPVVVDLSQADGTEKIVGREDPNKWRFADLHALWGHPG from the coding sequence ATGCTGAAAAAGATTCATGTGGACCAGCTGAGCTTGGGGATGTACATCCACGAGTTTTGTGGTTCGTGGATGGACCATCCGTTTTGGAAGGCCGGCTTTGTCCTGCAAGAGCCCAAAGACCTGGCCACCACCTTGGCCAGCAACATCCGCCAGGTGTGGATCGATACCTCCAAGGGCAAAGACCTGCCAAGTGAGGAACTCGCCATCAGCGAGAGCGAATCTGACACGCATCGGCACCTGCACTTGCAAGACCTGCTAGAAGCGGGCGAAGACACGGCTACGGTGTCTATGGCCCAAGAGATGGAGCGTGCCGTCAAAATCTGCGCGCAGTCCAAGCAGGCGGTCATCTCCATGTTCCAAGAAGCGCGCATGGGCAAGAGCATTGACCGGAGGGTGTCGGCGCAACTGGTGTCAGAGATCACACTGTCGGTGACTCGCAACCCGAGTGCACTGATCAGTTTGGCACGGCTCAAGACAACGGATGACTACACCTATATGCACTCGGTCGCCGTGTGCGCGCTGATGGTGTCACTCTCGCACCAGCTGGGCCTAACGGTGGAGCAAACGCGTGACGCAGGCTTGGCGGGTCTGTTGCATGACGTGGGAAAAATGGCAATTCCCCTAGAGGTGCTCAACAAAAAGGGCGGGCTCACCGATGCCGAGTTCGCCTTGATCAAAACCCATGCGGTCGAGGGTCACCGCATGCTGCGCACCGGCAGCGAGCCAAACCCCGTGGTGCTGGAGGTGTGCCTGCACCACCACGAGAAGATGGATGGCTCAGGCTACCCCCATGGCCTCAAGGGCGACGAGATCAGCCTTTTCGCCAAGATGGGGGCGGTGTGTGATGTGTACGACGCCATCACCTCTAACCGCCCCTACAAAACGGGGTGGGACCCGTCAGAAGCACTGCAAAAAATGGCCGACTGGGCCAAGGGCCATTTCGACCCCCGCGTGTTCCAAGCCTTTGTGCGCACCTTGGGCATTTACCCCGTGGGGTCCTTGGTGCGCCTGAGCTCAGAGCGGCTGGGGGTGGTGGTGGAGCAAAGCGGCAAGTCGCTCACACAGCCCAAAGTCAAGGTGTTTTTTGCGCTGGCCACTAAAGACCGTATTGCGCCCGTGGTGGTGGATTTGTCGCAAGCGGACGGCACTGAAAAAATAGTAGGCCGCGAAGACCCTAACAAATGGCGCTTTGCCGACCTGCACGCCCTGTGGGGTCACCCGGGCTAA
- a CDS encoding ABC transporter permease, with protein sequence MAHSFWQGWLQAVHAVFKDTGVLLLLVAAPVIYGFFYPWPYTDQVVTRVPVAVVDLDHTSLSRQITRFAAANPRIDVRLVVGSEREAQEALWRGEVEGFAVIPADLKRQVLRGTPAVVRVEGNGAYALLNKAVLYGFAEAVGTLSAGIEIKKLQAAGQSARQAAASRSPLGTQLVPLFNPTEGYGSYVVPAVALLIIQQTLLMGVAMLVGTWVEQGQHRANAAVWLGRWLGLSGFGVCSGLFFFGWVFVWQDYPRGANPGGALALLLVYAPCAAALGCLLGLWFKDRERSLQVLLFSALPLAFLSGFSWPAEALPPALQMLRWLAPSTAAIQASLQVNQMGAPLAAVSAHLCVLAGLALACMAWVVHGGRPKRVAQASN encoded by the coding sequence ATGGCCCACAGCTTTTGGCAAGGCTGGCTGCAAGCCGTTCATGCGGTGTTCAAGGACACGGGCGTGCTGCTGCTCTTGGTAGCGGCCCCGGTGATCTATGGCTTTTTTTACCCCTGGCCCTACACCGACCAGGTGGTGACCCGCGTGCCCGTGGCGGTGGTGGACCTGGACCACACCAGCCTGTCGCGCCAAATTACGCGCTTTGCAGCGGCCAACCCGCGCATCGATGTGCGCCTGGTGGTGGGCAGCGAGCGGGAGGCGCAAGAAGCCTTGTGGCGGGGCGAGGTCGAGGGCTTTGCCGTGATTCCTGCGGACCTCAAACGCCAAGTGCTGCGCGGCACGCCTGCGGTGGTGCGTGTGGAAGGCAACGGTGCCTATGCGCTGCTCAACAAGGCTGTGCTCTACGGATTTGCAGAAGCCGTGGGCACGCTGTCTGCAGGGATAGAGATCAAGAAGCTGCAAGCCGCTGGCCAAAGTGCGCGCCAAGCCGCCGCTTCGCGTAGCCCCTTGGGCACGCAGCTAGTGCCGCTGTTCAACCCCACCGAAGGCTACGGCAGCTACGTGGTACCTGCCGTAGCGCTGCTCATCATCCAGCAGACGCTGCTGATGGGCGTGGCCATGTTGGTGGGCACCTGGGTGGAGCAAGGGCAACACCGCGCCAACGCAGCGGTGTGGCTGGGGCGCTGGCTCGGCTTGTCTGGCTTTGGGGTGTGCTCGGGCCTGTTCTTCTTTGGCTGGGTGTTTGTGTGGCAAGACTATCCGCGGGGTGCCAATCCAGGGGGAGCATTGGCCTTGCTGCTGGTGTACGCGCCCTGCGCCGCAGCCCTGGGATGCTTGCTGGGCCTGTGGTTCAAAGACCGCGAGCGGTCCTTGCAGGTGCTGTTATTCAGCGCCCTGCCCTTGGCCTTTTTGTCGGGGTTTTCGTGGCCCGCAGAGGCCTTGCCCCCTGCTTTGCAGATGTTGCGTTGGTTGGCCCCCAGCACGGCTGCCATTCAAGCGTCTTTGCAGGTCAACCAAATGGGCGCACCCTTGGCTGCGGTCAGCGCCCACCTGTGCGTGCTGGCGGGCCTTGCGTTGGCTTGCATGGCGTGGGTGGTGCACGGTGGCCGCCCAAAGCGGGTGGCACAAGCCAGCAACTAG
- a CDS encoding type VI secretion system Vgr family protein, translating into MPTTTLIPAERILTISSASLEAQAGHAQLQAVRLEGHEGINQLFRYQLTLQTPDTSVPGGLVELDLQALMGQAISCHIQLEGMGTFEAGSIGGVVKGQLATPHQGSGERQISALITAATLIQETPRQRVYQLTLEPWLAQARLKSDCKVFQDMSPVDVIEHVLANYPQPSTKRLLESYPVRDYCVQYNETDLQFITRLMQEWGINYHFEHSGEAHRLIWSDHNGAFQIRQQDLQQNSADPGLNPYHTIPYYPLGHKTDREYIHRFSPVQRLTASAYASADYDYTRPQASLAVQASSDHAGNHPAHQIYLWRGGNSGVNSGAGGGANTSLSSSDYSQPNAGANSAANQTEPQGQHLARLRLQALRQGALRARGAGHIRGIVPGSSFTLAEHPQTSANTEYIVLHTTLDIENPSEHKTGSTNTQDTTQGKWRVHTEFEVQPSTIALRPDGTQSKPLIPGPLSALVVGPAGANHHTDYLSRVKVHFPWDRHDARDQRSSCWVRVASPWAGNQLGAIHIPRIGQEVLVSFEGGDPDKPIVIASVYNQNNQPPWELPGQQALSGMRSRELTAGQGNAAAGRSNHVLLDDTADQIQVQAKSDHQHSSLSLGHITRIESRAGRQEHRGEGFELRTDGHGAIRAQDGLLITTE; encoded by the coding sequence ATGCCCACCACCACCCTCATCCCCGCAGAGCGCATCCTCACCATTAGCAGCGCCAGCCTAGAGGCCCAAGCCGGTCACGCCCAACTTCAAGCCGTGCGCTTGGAAGGCCACGAAGGCATCAACCAACTCTTTCGCTACCAACTCACCCTGCAAACCCCGGACACCTCGGTCCCGGGTGGCCTGGTAGAGCTGGACCTCCAAGCCCTCATGGGCCAGGCCATTAGCTGCCACATCCAGCTCGAAGGCATGGGCACGTTTGAGGCGGGCAGCATCGGTGGGGTCGTCAAGGGCCAACTCGCCACCCCCCACCAAGGCAGCGGAGAGCGCCAAATCAGCGCCCTCATCACCGCAGCCACCCTCATTCAAGAAACCCCGCGCCAGCGCGTCTACCAACTCACCCTGGAGCCCTGGCTGGCCCAGGCCCGGCTCAAGAGCGACTGCAAAGTCTTCCAAGACATGAGCCCGGTCGACGTGATCGAACACGTGCTGGCCAACTACCCCCAGCCCAGTACCAAGAGGCTCCTAGAGAGCTACCCCGTGCGCGACTACTGCGTGCAGTACAACGAAACCGACCTGCAATTCATCACCCGGCTCATGCAAGAGTGGGGCATCAACTACCACTTCGAGCACAGCGGCGAGGCCCACCGCCTCATCTGGAGCGACCACAACGGCGCCTTCCAAATCCGGCAACAAGACCTGCAACAAAACAGCGCTGATCCCGGCCTCAACCCCTACCACACCATCCCCTACTACCCGCTGGGGCACAAGACCGACCGCGAGTACATCCACCGCTTCAGCCCGGTGCAGCGCCTGACTGCCAGCGCCTACGCCAGTGCCGACTACGACTACACCCGCCCCCAGGCCAGCCTGGCGGTGCAAGCCAGCAGCGACCATGCAGGCAATCACCCGGCCCACCAGATCTACCTCTGGCGGGGAGGGAACAGCGGAGTGAACAGTGGAGCAGGTGGTGGAGCAAACACCTCCCTCTCTTCCTCCGACTACAGCCAGCCCAATGCAGGCGCAAACAGTGCCGCCAACCAGACCGAACCCCAAGGCCAACACCTAGCTCGCTTGCGCCTGCAAGCCCTGCGCCAGGGGGCCTTACGCGCCCGAGGTGCCGGCCACATCCGCGGCATCGTGCCCGGCAGCAGCTTCACCCTGGCCGAGCACCCCCAGACCAGCGCCAACACCGAATACATCGTCTTGCACACCACACTCGACATAGAAAACCCGAGTGAGCACAAAACAGGTAGCACCAACACCCAAGACACCACCCAAGGAAAGTGGCGCGTCCACACCGAATTCGAGGTCCAGCCCAGCACCATCGCCCTGCGCCCTGACGGCACACAGAGCAAACCCCTGATCCCCGGCCCCTTGAGCGCCTTGGTAGTCGGCCCCGCAGGGGCCAACCACCACACCGACTACCTCAGCCGCGTCAAGGTGCACTTCCCCTGGGATAGGCACGACGCGCGCGACCAACGCAGCAGCTGCTGGGTGCGGGTGGCAAGCCCTTGGGCGGGCAACCAGCTAGGGGCCATCCACATTCCCCGCATCGGGCAAGAAGTGCTGGTGAGCTTTGAAGGCGGCGACCCGGACAAACCCATCGTTATCGCCTCTGTCTACAACCAGAACAACCAGCCTCCCTGGGAGCTGCCCGGCCAACAAGCCTTAAGTGGTATGCGTAGCCGCGAGCTCACCGCAGGCCAAGGCAACGCCGCCGCAGGAAGAAGCAACCATGTGCTCTTGGACGACACCGCAGATCAAATCCAGGTGCAGGCCAAGAGCGACCACCAGCACAGCAGCTTGAGCCTAGGCCACATCACCCGCATAGAGAGCAGGGCAGGCCGCCAAGAACACCGGGGCGAAGGCTTTGAGCTGCGCACGGATGGCCACGGCGCTATCCGCGCCCAAGACGGCTTGCTCATCACTACCGAATAA
- a CDS encoding response regulator, producing the protein MPLTPPEQSPEEALRRLGLRLERERSARKQAEALLEEKSLDLYRTNQALQATALGLEARVAERTTELHKALQAAEAANEAKGRFLALMSHEIRTPMNGVLGLSELLIDTPLDEQQTLYVKNILGAGTSLLALINDILDFSKIEAGEMTLEFLPFCPTEVLDEVASLLTNQAAQKGVELLVHHGPDLPAQWHSDPTRLRQVWLNLIGNALKFTGQGRVTVSQTVVQGRLQCRVQDSGIGMSASTLAQLFQPFRQADNSTTRKYGGSGLGLVICKALVEKLGGQLTVTSTPGQGSLFVFELPMVELGESPKGMCALPLAPVPHSPGADPATAQTQAQDLGLLRIVVVDDQPINRLLARSQLRQLGCSVVAEAANGAEALAYLLEHPVDVVLMDMQMPEMDGLEATRQLRRLPLALQPFVIAMTANAFAEDREACFAAGMNHFVSKPVKLDTLRDALAQALVRSV; encoded by the coding sequence GTGCCACTGACGCCGCCTGAACAAAGCCCTGAGGAAGCCTTACGCCGCTTGGGCTTGCGTTTGGAGCGGGAGCGGTCCGCGCGCAAACAGGCGGAAGCCTTGCTGGAAGAAAAGAGCCTAGACCTTTACCGAACCAACCAAGCATTGCAGGCCACGGCGCTGGGGCTGGAAGCGCGCGTAGCCGAGCGCACCACAGAGTTGCACAAGGCACTGCAAGCCGCCGAGGCGGCCAACGAAGCCAAAGGTCGGTTTTTGGCCCTCATGAGCCATGAGATACGCACTCCCATGAACGGGGTGCTGGGCTTGTCGGAGCTACTCATAGACACGCCGCTGGACGAGCAGCAAACGCTGTATGTGAAAAATATCTTGGGGGCTGGTACTTCGCTCTTGGCTTTGATCAACGACATCTTGGACTTTTCCAAGATTGAAGCGGGCGAGATGACCTTGGAGTTTTTACCCTTCTGCCCGACCGAGGTGCTGGACGAGGTAGCCAGCCTGCTCACCAACCAAGCCGCCCAAAAAGGGGTCGAGTTGTTGGTGCACCATGGGCCCGATCTCCCAGCCCAATGGCACAGTGACCCCACGCGCCTGCGGCAAGTCTGGTTGAACTTAATCGGCAATGCGCTGAAGTTTACCGGGCAAGGCCGCGTCACCGTTTCCCAGACCGTGGTGCAGGGGCGGCTTCAGTGCCGCGTGCAAGACAGTGGAATCGGCATGTCTGCCAGTACCTTGGCCCAGCTGTTTCAACCTTTTCGCCAAGCCGATAACAGCACCACGCGCAAGTACGGTGGCTCGGGTTTGGGCTTGGTGATATGCAAGGCCTTGGTCGAGAAGCTCGGGGGACAACTTACGGTGACCAGCACGCCCGGCCAAGGTTCACTGTTTGTGTTTGAGTTGCCCATGGTTGAACTAGGCGAGTCACCCAAAGGTATGTGCGCGCTCCCACTGGCCCCAGTACCCCATTCGCCAGGGGCGGACCCTGCTACCGCCCAGACGCAGGCGCAAGACCTTGGCCTCTTGCGCATTGTGGTGGTGGACGACCAGCCCATTAACCGCCTGCTGGCGCGCAGCCAGCTCAGGCAGTTGGGCTGCTCCGTGGTGGCAGAAGCGGCCAATGGTGCGGAAGCTTTGGCGTACTTGCTGGAGCACCCTGTGGATGTGGTGTTGATGGACATGCAAATGCCTGAAATGGATGGCCTAGAGGCCACACGCCAGTTGCGCCGCTTGCCGCTGGCGCTGCAGCCTTTCGTCATTGCCATGACGGCCAATGCCTTTGCCGAAGACCGCGAGGCTTGCTTTGCGGCGGGCATGAACCACTTTGTGAGCAAGCCCGTCAAGCTGGACACCCTGCGTGACGCCTTGGCGCAGGCGCTGGTGCGTTCGGTCTAG
- a CDS encoding TolC family protein, with product MQALFNPPMHMPFALRSTLAAALSSWALVALAQTPAADNLSYDAAWSLVKANSDKLAAAQAAVDHKTLQGQGLSGLGGPSVAVSGAAYHYSASLDVSLDPINRGLAQATQMLPPPLQRLPIPANPFPSNYTYKKEDSNTTASVSATWPLYMGGASDAVRGLVNAQAQEAQADALRTRDELATLLVQRYFGAQLATKAARLRQAAFANVEKHDQSAERMLSAGVMARVERLQVRAALEEARRNAQKAQDDAELATIALARTLRAQGPVPQAATPLFLNSQPLPGLEGFIDAALRQHPGLAKVAAKKAQAERLHDGEDALRKPQVFAFGQHQLKEKNADWVAGVGVRWSLWDTMDRTSLSAATQQLVVQAERSDAQARSDIALLVERNWRLVDQARRQYLAQQPSVDLAQEVLRLRTAALAQGTGTALELLDAETQFAKVHTERAQTAYDYAVALAQLLESCGLSEDMGAYVARADIRVE from the coding sequence ATGCAAGCACTTTTCAACCCGCCTATGCACATGCCTTTTGCCTTACGAAGCACTTTGGCCGCCGCACTGTCATCCTGGGCGCTCGTGGCGCTGGCCCAAACCCCGGCGGCAGACAACCTGAGCTACGACGCGGCGTGGAGCTTGGTCAAAGCCAACTCCGACAAACTGGCCGCTGCCCAAGCCGCCGTGGACCACAAAACCCTGCAAGGCCAAGGCCTGAGCGGTTTAGGCGGCCCCAGTGTGGCGGTGAGCGGCGCGGCCTACCACTACAGCGCCAGCCTGGATGTGAGCCTAGACCCCATCAACCGGGGTTTGGCGCAGGCCACGCAGATGCTGCCGCCGCCCCTGCAGCGCCTGCCCATTCCGGCGAACCCCTTCCCCTCCAACTACACCTACAAAAAAGAAGACAGCAACACGACCGCCTCCGTGTCCGCCACTTGGCCTTTGTACATGGGCGGCGCCAGTGATGCGGTGCGCGGCTTGGTCAACGCACAGGCCCAAGAGGCCCAGGCCGACGCCTTGCGCACCCGGGATGAGCTGGCCACACTGCTGGTGCAGCGTTACTTTGGCGCGCAACTGGCCACCAAGGCGGCGCGCTTGCGCCAAGCGGCCTTTGCCAACGTAGAAAAGCATGACCAAAGCGCCGAGCGCATGCTGAGCGCTGGCGTCATGGCGCGGGTCGAGCGACTGCAAGTGCGTGCTGCGCTGGAAGAGGCCAGGCGCAACGCCCAGAAAGCCCAGGACGACGCCGAGTTAGCCACCATTGCACTGGCCCGCACCTTGCGCGCCCAAGGACCTGTGCCACAAGCCGCAACACCCTTGTTCTTGAATTCCCAGCCCCTACCCGGTTTGGAAGGATTTATTGACGCCGCCTTGCGCCAGCACCCGGGCTTGGCCAAAGTGGCGGCCAAAAAGGCCCAGGCAGAGCGATTGCACGACGGGGAAGACGCCTTGCGCAAGCCCCAGGTATTTGCCTTTGGCCAGCACCAGCTCAAGGAAAAAAATGCCGACTGGGTGGCGGGCGTGGGCGTGCGCTGGAGCCTGTGGGACACCATGGATCGCACATCCTTGTCGGCCGCGACCCAGCAACTGGTGGTGCAGGCCGAGCGCAGCGACGCCCAAGCCCGCAGCGACATTGCCCTGCTGGTGGAGCGCAACTGGCGCTTGGTGGACCAAGCCCGCCGGCAATACCTGGCGCAGCAGCCCAGTGTGGATCTGGCGCAAGAGGTGCTGCGCCTGCGCACCGCCGCCTTGGCCCAAGGCACCGGCACCGCGCTGGAGCTGTTAGACGCCGAGACCCAGTTTGCCAAGGTGCACACCGAGCGCGCCCAAACCGCGTACGACTACGCCGTGGCCTTGGCACAGCTTTTGGAGTCGTGCGGGCTCAGTGAAGACATGGGCGCTTACGTGGCGCGTGCCGATATTCGGGTGGAGTGA
- a CDS encoding heme NO-binding domain-containing protein, translating into MKGMVFTEFLEMVEMKFSADMVDDIIDDSAPPSGGAYTAVGTYDHVELVNMVVALSKRCDIPVPTLVQVFGEHLFGRFHTLYPTFFAGQASVMDFLEGIETVIHTEVRKLYPDAQLPQFDCTRDVGGLQMRYSSPRHFGDLAEGLIKGAVAHFGGGVQVSRLDQDNGDIVFDLRTLA; encoded by the coding sequence ATGAAGGGCATGGTGTTCACTGAATTTTTGGAAATGGTGGAGATGAAGTTTTCCGCTGACATGGTGGATGACATCATTGACGACAGCGCCCCGCCCAGTGGAGGGGCCTACACCGCTGTGGGCACCTATGACCATGTAGAACTGGTCAATATGGTGGTGGCTTTATCCAAGCGATGTGACATCCCTGTGCCCACCTTGGTACAGGTGTTTGGTGAGCACTTGTTTGGGCGCTTCCATACCTTGTACCCCACATTTTTTGCCGGCCAAGCCTCTGTGATGGATTTCTTGGAAGGCATTGAAACGGTGATCCACACCGAGGTGCGCAAGCTCTACCCGGATGCGCAATTGCCCCAGTTTGACTGCACCCGGGATGTGGGTGGTTTACAGATGCGCTACAGCTCGCCACGCCATTTTGGCGATCTGGCCGAAGGATTGATCAAAGGCGCTGTCGCCCATTTTGGGGGAGGCGTTCAAGTGAGTCGCCTTGACCAAGACAATGGCGACATTGTGTTTGACCTGCGCACCTTGGCTTAG